In Halanaerobiales bacterium, the following are encoded in one genomic region:
- a CDS encoding helix-turn-helix domain-containing protein: MGKKKGKTKEVVDALLVLNEMNGNLSQAAARLNMSKATLMRWRNSYDPEKRKEIKEIKKAARPKKPKKLFDKEAEEAVVEYTSNKAKQSVKLIQERDKWLDVLKMFREQLDETNILEQDIRKLADVYKILHESATGESLDKDNNKSNNFWTVINNQILNQQKDERDD, from the coding sequence ATGGGTAAGAAGAAAGGAAAGACTAAAGAAGTAGTAGATGCATTACTTGTGTTAAACGAGATGAATGGCAATCTTTCACAGGCTGCTGCAAGGCTTAACATGAGTAAAGCCACGTTAATGCGTTGGAGGAATAGTTACGACCCTGAAAAAAGGAAAGAAATAAAAGAGATAAAAAAAGCGGCAAGACCAAAAAAGCCAAAAAAGCTTTTTGATAAAGAAGCAGAAGAAGCAGTTGTAGAATACACCTCAAATAAAGCAAAACAATCTGTAAAACTTATACAAGAACGGGATAAATGGTTGGATGTTTTAAAAATGTTCCGGGAACAACTAGATGAAACCAATATCCTCGAACAGGATATTCGTAAGTTAGCCGATGTTTATAAGATACTTCATGAATCAGCCACAGGAGAAAGTTTGGATAAAGATAATAACAAATCAAATAACTTCTGGACTGTAATTAATAATCAAATTCTAAATCAACAAAAAGATGAGAGAGACGATTGA